One part of the Vicia villosa cultivar HV-30 ecotype Madison, WI linkage group LG6, Vvil1.0, whole genome shotgun sequence genome encodes these proteins:
- the LOC131612194 gene encoding mogroside IE synthase-like, with amino-acid sequence MENKVHCLVLSFPAQGHINPMLQFSKLLQQEGIKVTLSTTVFFANKLHKLPPSITLETISDGFDAGGFSEAKSFRAYLDHFWQVGPQNLEKFIERLGETNNPIDCVIYDAFYPWVLDVAKRLGIIGVPFLTQNVGVNSIYYHVLIGKLRVPLDVEEVSLPELPKLHKKDLPSFLLSYEKDPSFLELAIDQFSNLDQADWILCNSFHELDQEVIDWTMKIWPNFRTIGPSIPSMFLDKRIKHDEDYGATQFKSEEECIEWLNNKPKGSVVYVSFGSLVSLNEEQLEEVASSLKDCESYFLWVVKPLEETKLPKDFEKKSQKGLVVTWCYQLKVLAHESIGCFVTHCGWNSTLEAISLGVPIVAMPQWSDQATNAKFIVDVWKIGIRVPCDEKQVVRRNGMRDCILEIMDGEKGKIIKRNVMQLKALATNAVGVGGSSYKNITEFVNSLFHFTSITQSNRSPAFILQ; translated from the exons ATGGAGAACAAAGTGCATTGTTTGGTGTTATCATTCCCAGCACAAGGTCACATAAACCCCATGCTACAATTCTCCAAACTTTTACAACAAGAAGGAATAAAAGTAACCCTATCCACAACCGTTTTCTTTGCCAATAAGTTACACAAACTACCACCTTCCATTACACTCGAAACCATATCCGACGGCTTTGACGCAGGCGGATTTAGCGAAGCAAAGAGTTTTAGGGCATATTTGGATCATTTCTGGCAAGTAGGACCACAAAATCTTGAGAAATTTATTGAGAGGCTTGGTGAAACAAACAACCCTattgattgtgttatatatgatgCATTCTATCCTTGGGTTCTTGATGTTGCTAAGAGGCTTggaattattggagttccttttCTAACTCAAAATGTTGGTGTTAATAGTATATACTATCATGTACTTATCGGAAAATTACGAGTTCCTCTTGATGTGGAAGAGGTTTCACTTCCAGAGTTACCTAAACTACACAAGAAGGACTTGCCTTCTTTTTTATTAAGCTATGAAAAAGATCCAAGTTTTCTTGAACTAGCAATAGATCAATTTTCTAACCTTGATCAAGCTGATTGGATCCTTTGCAATTCTTTCCACGAACTAGACCAAGAG GTGATTGATTGGACTATGAAAATTTGGCCCAATTTTAGAACAATAGGACCATCCATTCCATCCATGTTCTTAGACAAAAGAATTAAACATGATGAAGATTATGGTGCAACACAATTCAAAAGTGAAGAAGAATGCATAGAATGGCTTAACAATAAGCCAAAAGGatctgttgtttatgtttcttttgGTAGTTTAGTATCTCTCAATGAGGAGCAATTAGAAGAAGTAGCTTCTAGTTTAAAAGATTGTGAAAGTTATTTCTTATGGGTAGTTAAACCCTTAGAAGAAACCAAACTCCccaaagattttgaaaaaaagtcACAAAAAGGCTTAGTAGTAACATGGTGCTATCAACTAAAAGTTCTAGCTCATGAATCTATAGGATGTTTTGTAACACATTGTGGTTGGAATTCTACTTTGGAAGCTATAAGCTTAGGTGTTCCAATTGTTGCAATGCCACAATGGTCAGATCAAGCTACCAATGCTAAGTTTATTGTTGATGTTTGGAAAATTGGAATTAGGGTTCCATGTGATGAGAAACAAGTTGTGAGAAGAAATGGAATGAGGGATTGTATATTGGAAATTATGGATGGTGAGAAAGGGAAAATTATTAAGAGAAATGTCATGCAATTGAAGGCTTTGGCAACAAATGCTGTTGGAGTTGGGGGAAGTTCTTATAAAAATATTACTGAATTTGTTAATAGCTTGTTTCATTTTACAAGCATTACACAAAGCAACCGGTCACCTGCTTTTATTTTACAATAG